Below is a window of Arabidopsis thaliana chromosome 2, partial sequence DNA.
gcatgcaatgcaatcattTACCCCGGTGGTTTGGATATTACAGTGTTGTGAACTGATGAGTCATGAAAACACAGCGTTTCTTGATGTTGAATATTTTACGAGGGCTCTATGTTGAAtcacaaactaaaaataaactGTATCAATTATTCGGTTCTCAATATGAAAGGCGATTTGTCAATGGTCTGCTCTTTGTCACTTCGAGTGGCCTAGATTCGTGGtaaaatttctttaacaaataaaatagattCGTGGTAAAATTCACAATCATTTTCGAACTCAGCTTTTAGTAATACGAAATTCACAATCATTTTCTAAGCTTCGCCgtgttattttctttaatctttttaaaacccaaaaacagaaCGACTTGCAAGAGATTTTGGGTAAATATTTGCTGAGGTGGGAAgcatatttttatgttatttgtCAAGAACATGTTAATGTTCTGAAGCAGTTGACTTTATTTTATACTCACCAAAGACATAATTACCATTACTACAAGCTCTTTCAACAATTATAGTATCCAAGATTGTAGAtagaaaaacatttcattaGGAGTTTGAAATTCACTCTTCCCGGAACAGATTTTTAGCAAGTAATTTCCACTTACATTACTTTGCCTCATGACCCCTCACTAATTGTTTCACTCAGATTTGTCTCCCTTATAAGTGATCTCAATTCTCAAACTTGtcttttaaatacttttttttttgtgtaggAACCAAGAAAAGAGCTAGAAAATCCGCCAAATTTAAGTAACAATACCCTTTTGGCTAATTTTGCATTCATAtgatatgaaataaaatgCGAGGACGGTATTTGTATTTGctaaaaagaagcaaaactaGATCACTTAACGTTGCATCGAAAAATGTTAAAGACTTAAAAAGACGATATGAAGTAAAGTTGAAATATATGTATCATATACGGTCAAAGTAAGTGGAAACATCATGAAAAGGGTTATAAACTACGTATTTATCATTAACACCAATATAGCTTTCAAAAAAGTcgtgaaaagaaaacacaagtaGCTAGagtcgaaaaaaaaaactataacaatAATGAATTTGACCAAGACTGGTTTTACTTTGTGTGATAGAATCTATGATAATTAacttttcatcatcatcatcatgatttatataattaacgtttcttcttcatctcgtCAAAATGGTAAAGAAGGCGATCGAAGTCGGACTTGCTCACGTGACACTCAATTCCAAGacataaaagaagaagccGTGACGTTATCCACGTAGGGATATTCCATCTCCGGAACCGGTGAGAAATATGGAACTCTTTGTGTGTTCTGATGAGCCCACGACGGCGACGACGAGgcatagtgatgatgatgatgactgtAATAGTTTCCACCTCCGTTGTACGAATTCTCTACTGGGACTTCTGCCGCTGATGAACCTCCACCGGAGATCGTTAAGTTTCTGGCCGTCGCACGCCTCTCCTCTTTCTTGAATCGGATTCCACACGCGTTACATAACGACTGCACCAAGTTAACATTGTATATGTTACATCCAAAATATCTTTGAAAATGTAGTTATTATAGACATGTGATTATATGGAGAttgtataataaatattaggGAACAACTTTATAGACTTTATACAACTtgaattaaaaagatttaaaaagaaatcacttattttgttttatggtttagggtaaagtttattaacaaaaaaataaaaataaaaatagtttaggGTAATGtatttatggaaaaaaaaaatataaaacaaccAAGAAAGTATATGatgttacaaaatttgattagaaaaataatagtaatttttCATAGAATAGTTCCGCATGGTATATAacagtttgagttttttgaagttttgaattGCCAAAATCatacttttttactttcattACAATCTAAATACTTTTTCAACAATCCATGTACTATTTTCATTAGGCATATTTATCTATGGACCTATGGTCATCTCGGCATTGACACTTATCACATTATCTGATCGTACATGAtctattaattaattaccttAGGTCCTTTTGGTCCGTTTCTCCATAGAGGAGTTGAAGTGGTGTCGCAGCTAGCACAACGGCGAGGTAGGCTATGAGCAACACCACCCTTCTTGTACGAAGAAGTCTTAGCGTTTCCTCCGTGAATATAAAAGTCGCCGGAGATGTTGTTAGAATTAGCAGAAGAAAATCTATGGTGGTCGTCGAGACGAGTAGAGGGTGTTCCAAGTGAGAGAGTGCAATCAACAGaagttgatgaagagaaattaTTATAAGGATCGTAGTTGTGGTGGTTTTGGTCGTCATTTTCCGAGGAAAAAAACATGGAGAAATTAGAGTTTGTTTGGTATCCCATCATGAAATTGAAGACTacagatagagagaaaaaaaatggatagAGATATGCGTGTTGTTTTGGTGGCTTTGTGATTTAAGTTACAAGTTACAAACTGAGACatggtacatatatatagacagtTGGAAACTTAAGTAACGACAAAAGGGAATTTGGTCTGTGGTAGCTAAATGTGATCGAATCTATTAATGTAGTGCAGATTACATTATTTGTTACTTTATCTAAAGAAAGCAACAATTCTacaatgaaaatgaatattCTCTAGGGCTTTAAATcattgaatattatttttgtcggAGTTTCTTGGTATGGAAGACAAATTATTCGACAATTCTATTTTCGACGCCGATTTGATACAGTAAGCAATAAGACTTCGTCGGCGAGTTATGTGTGCTCGCAAGTCGCAAGAATTCCACACTGACATCAACCAAGAGTATATTTATTTCAGTTGTTTACatccaaatttaaattcaTGATATTTTTACTAATCCTATTCCTCGCCTTAGAAAACGTAGTTTATCTCCGACTCGTTTCATTTTTATTGGATATCTTCAAAACAAGTTTTCCATGTAAACAATACATGAAATGAGTAGTCTccttttgatgtttgtttcaaataaaAGTGAATACAAGCACACTAGTAAAGGTAGTTTAACATTAGTAAGAAAAATACAGTAGATTTggcatttatatattttgatgaacTTAAAAGATCTTATGAAATAATATCTTTTAGACCATCTTCATTGGACAACTTCATCTGAGACCATCTAAATATTAAactaagaaaatcaaaaccaatcaGAATATTACACATAGTTCAAGAGGGTCTTCAAAGATGTCTTCAGTGTCTGGTTAAagacatttttgtttctctttcttcatttgtgtctttaattaaatattaaaaaactgGGAAGACATCTCCATTTATCACCAATGGAGATGCTCTTAGTGCCGATACAATAAAGTAATAATGATAAGTGTTGTGTATCTGCAGTTTTAGTGTCGGACGGGGTTGGTCAAAAGAGGCCCACGTGAGTGACAATGTCACGGTTTTCTAAGGATCTTGTCTCTCTTAGATTACCAAGCTCCTTTCACTCATCCCTCGTCTAAAcattcattttctattttgataTCGATCaccataacaaaaatattgaactATGTATATTTGTTGTCAAATCTGAATTTCGGGTAGAGAAGATAATGTGGAACTACcatgcatatatacatatatactttcaaaaaccaaatttagagAAGTCTTTAGTTATTTGTCGTTTTAGAACAATGTCAGTCATCACTACTATTGGACCAGGGAATTGAAAACAGTAGATCTAATATTGAAGCTTCTTAGacataaaaatgtatatatgaaaatatatatgttaagaaCTTAAGATAGtagaattattattattattttttaaagatgatAGAAACTAAGGTGAAATAGTACTGTTTAAGCTAAGaacgaaaataaaaagggTAAAGTTAAAGAGAATTACGAAGTGAGATTCTTGGCAATGATCAAAAGCAACATCTTGTGTTCTTTCTTTGGCTTGGGGAGCGAGAGATTCAATTGATCAGTCAAAGAAGCAAACTCCaactcaaaatatttttaaagcaaaaaaagtaCAAAAGCGAATAAACTCAACTGGATATATTACACCAAACACTCAATTGctacttctttttctttttttcttcttccttttcccAATTTTGGGTTATATACTTAGTTCGTTCCTCTCTTAAAGTAGATGATGTTTTCGCCAAGACAAGAATATtagtaaataactaaatatcaAGTCTTTGATAAGCTTAACACGAAAGCAAGTTGGCTTAAACGTAAGGTGATCTCTTCAAATAGTTTTTctaatgaaatatatatgcatttttGGTTGAAGGACCAATGATTAAAGGACTCGTTCTAAAGTTAGAGACCAAAATTCGAGTTATAATTACAATTATAGGTGGTCACCGTATATTTTGCCGTAAATATGAAGAATACCTTTACTTTGtccatttcttattttcttgtggCACACTCCAAAtatgaaatgaaattataCTTTAGTCAGGAAATAATATGATCAAACAAGATTCAAAGAATGTTAAAAGATTCAACAGATCGACCTAAAGAGAGGAAGAGTCAGGCTTTAAGCGAACATAGAGAATCAAATCGGAGTTGCTATTGGtgatctcttttgtttaaCTAGGAGGACTACCGCTTTTAATTAAAGAACACATGCACTTTGTTTCATGAAACAAGAAACCTAAATAACGATTACCCCAAGACATTAAGTATTCGGCTTTGGCAATAACGCCGTTTATAAATCacataattatattgtttttttgttaaagaacgagataaatattttttgaatcatctaatattcaaatatacaatttttatgCACAAATGTGATTAAAATGCATTTGATGTCTTACACACTAATCATCTGGGTCTGGGATCGGAATTTACAAAcgttaattttgtatttgaatttacttgttaaaaaaagaatttaaacattatacttaatatttcttcactttcattcttacaaaacatgtttgcaaaataaaaattgaaaatgtcaAACTTTCATTTAGTTGCATTAacaatcaataaataaatttttataagcATATTAAAATTGTgaatttagttaaaatatacatattaaattcaaacataaacacaaacaaacaatgaactcaaaaaataaaataatatgtactTTATTTTGTACGTATATATCAAAGATGCATGCATGCAAAAAGAATAAGAGATTAAATATGATCTAAccattaattatgttttttgtttgtcaaattACTGATGATTAACTCGCATCTTGGATCCGTACTTTATGATACGGTCCGTCTCCAACActcaaacaagaagaagaagaagaataaaacaaagagaatgacagcaaaacaacaaaaaagaaaaagaacaaaacattcCCTCAAAAGGATCAAGATCGGATTGGTAcgtgtttctttttctttgtttcttaataaCGTTTCATTCTCGAGTTTGACCGTTTCACTTTCTAGATGACGTATGGTCCACTTATCCTCTTCAGGTGTATGTTCTACTTCTCGTTTTCTAAACCTATATGTTTATAGATGATTTAACCTTAAGTACACAAGAGAAAACCAACCTCTAATCCACAAAGTGATTCAACCGTAGAGGGATcgaatctatatataatctgCAACGATGAGTGTTATATTTTAACAGTTTTTAATGTATAAAAGTACTCTACGAGATTCAAAGGCAGAGAAAGAATTTTACCATCTAtgaaatttgtatataattaaacacTATGTAACCAAGTGATTAATTATATACGGATAGCTTGAGAAATCATTTTGGTAGATTGAGAAACTTTTGTCTCCTGGTTACGGATAGCTTGGGAAGGGTCTCTACTTTATACCTATTCTGGTTTCTGGcttaaaagaaatttacaaatttcTACCAAAACAATCATCTCTAATTACGAATATGTAGTGTGTTTAAtgtactgtatatatatttttttgagttttagacCAAAGATCAGATTCTACCAAAAATGACTGTGATTCTTTTAACTATATTGTAGATGccttaaataaaagaaattcaaatacTTTTGAGATTAGTCTAACATATACCCCAATTATCAAAgaacaaacatattttctgCGCAATTGGCGTAGCTACTCCTTTAggttattttgaaaattatcaaagaacaaatatattttcgtTCTAAAGTTTAATATccatttgattattttgaaaatttggttcggtttcggttcggttccggttctttcagttttaaaatttagttaccatttagttattttgttttgaatatttttggatattttgttattttgggaTATTATTGGATATTTTCGGAtaatttttgcttatttttgagtattttattattttctatttcgGTTCGGTAcaaatttggtattttattattttggtttcgGTTCGGTACATTCAGTTCGGTTTATTTGCCCAGGTGAAGACGTAGCCACTAAACCATAAGAACAAGGCCCATACTTATCGCACATGGGCTTTTAactgtttattatatataaaaagccCATCATGTGGTTCGTTAcaattttctgttaaaatgTTTGGCCCATTGTCGCCGTAGATTGTCTTCTCCGTTCGAAATCGCATCCATCGCCGTCGTCGTCGGTGACGAAAACCACCGCGTAAAACCGTTTCCTAAATCAGATGTTCAATCTTAGAAGTATCTCTTAGAAGCTCTCTTGTATGAAAAAATGGGACTGTTAAGCATAATCCggaagatcaagaagaaagagaaggagatgcGTATTCTTATGGTGTATGTCATATTCTTAAATCGTTAATCTTCTCCGATCTAATCGTACATTATCATGTTGTGCTGATTTTGGAATGTTTTTTTGGCAGTGGACTTGATAATTCTGGGAAGACGACGATTGTTCTGAAAATAAACGGAGAAGACACAAGTGTGATTAGTCCAACTCTTGGATTCAACATCAAAACCATTATCTACCAAAAGTAAAGCTCTATTTCTCTGCTCTTGTAGTTTCGTGTTCTTCAGAGTTGGTTTAGGAATTTCATCGAACATGTTATAGGCAATGATGAGTTTGTGGTGAATAATGTGTGTGTAGGTATACGCTAAATATATGGGATGTTGGTGGGCAAAAGACTATAAGATCGTATTGGAGGAATTACTTTGAGCAGACTGATGGTTTGGTTTGGGTGGTTGATAGTTCTGATCTTAGGAGGTTAGATGATTGCAAGATGGAACTTGACAATCTCTTGAAAGAAGAGGTATATTCATAAAAGTATCAATATCTATTCAATCAAAAGCTTTTGTAAGCTGAAGCTTGGGTTGCTGTTTTTGGTGAAGATGATTCATATTCAAATCTTGGTTTTAATGGCAGAGGCTAGCTGGTTCATCTTTGCTGATACTAGCAAATAAGCAGGATATTCAAGGTGCACTAACACCTGATGAAATTGGCAAGGTAAGGGTTTTGAAACTCATAAGTCGATTTGGACATAGGGGTTATCGGGTTGAATCATTTTGTCTCTCGGTCGGGTTTCTCAACTTCAGTGAAGATTAGTGGGTTAAGTAAGATATGTTTTGAGTTGTATATTGTGTGTTAAACTGagtttcatcttcttgctTATGAAG
It encodes the following:
- the GATA20 gene encoding GATA transcription factor 20 (GATA transcription factor 20 (GATA20); FUNCTIONS IN: sequence-specific DNA binding transcription factor activity; INVOLVED IN: regulation of transcription, DNA-dependent; EXPRESSED IN: 14 plant structures; EXPRESSED DURING: 6 growth stages; CONTAINS InterPro DOMAIN/s: Zinc finger, NHR/GATA-type (InterPro:IPR013088), Zinc finger, GATA-type (InterPro:IPR000679); BEST Arabidopsis thaliana protein match is: GATA transcription factor 19 (TAIR:AT4G36620.1); Has 30201 Blast hits to 17322 proteins in 780 species: Archae - 12; Bacteria - 1396; Metazoa - 17338; Fungi - 3422; Plants - 5037; Viruses - 0; Other Eukaryotes - 2996 (source: NCBI BLink).), which translates into the protein MMGYQTNSNFSMFFSSENDDQNHHNYDPYNNFSSSTSVDCTLSLGTPSTRLDDHHRFSSANSNNISGDFYIHGGNAKTSSYKKGGVAHSLPRRCASCDTTSTPLWRNGPKGPKSLCNACGIRFKKEERRATARNLTISGGGSSAAEVPVENSYNGGGNYYSHHHHHYASSSPSWAHQNTQRVPYFSPVPEMEYPYVDNVTASSFMSWN
- the TTN5 gene encoding ADP-ribosylation factor family protein (TITAN 5 (TTN5); FUNCTIONS IN: GTP binding, GTPase activity; INVOLVED IN: in 6 processes; LOCATED IN: intracellular; EXPRESSED IN: 25 plant structures; EXPRESSED DURING: 15 growth stages; CONTAINS InterPro DOMAIN/s: ADP-ribosylation factor (InterPro:IPR006688), Small GTP-binding protein (InterPro:IPR005225), Small GTPase SAR1-type (InterPro:IPR006687), ARF/SAR superfamily (InterPro:IPR006689); BEST Arabidopsis thaliana protein match is: ADP-ribosylation factor A1B (TAIR:AT5G14670.1); Has 10006 Blast hits to 10000 proteins in 420 species: Archae - 13; Bacteria - 39; Metazoa - 4544; Fungi - 1627; Plants - 1505; Viruses - 3; Other Eukaryotes - 2275 (source: NCBI BLink).): MGLLSIIRKIKKKEKEMRILMVGLDNSGKTTIVLKINGEDTSVISPTLGFNIKTIIYQKYTLNIWDVGGQKTIRSYWRNYFEQTDGLVWVVDSSDLRRLDDCKMELDNLLKEERLAGSSLLILANKQDIQGALTPDEIGKVLNLESMDKSRHWKIVGCSAYTGEGLLEGFDWLVQDIASRIYMLD